One genomic region from Nymphaea colorata isolate Beijing-Zhang1983 chromosome 10, ASM883128v2, whole genome shotgun sequence encodes:
- the LOC116263280 gene encoding L-ascorbate oxidase has product MGKLLLGLLIVLLAVQASEGRVRRHKWDVKYEYKSPDCYEKLVITVNGQSPGPTIRAEQGDTVIVELKNSLGTENVAVHWHGIRQIGTPWSDGVEGVTQCPILPGDTFIYKFVVDRPGTYMYHAHYGMQREAGLYGLIQVAVPKGTSEPFSYDADHSIVLSDWYHKSAYQQAAGLSSIPFVWVGEPQSLLIQGRGRYNCSLVASLKNAAGTGSICNTTNPQCSPHVTIVVPGKTYRLRIASVTSLSALSFEIEGHNMTIVEADGHYVDPFVVQRLFIYSGETYSVLIKADQDPTRNYWMGTNVVGRKPATPTGAAILNYYPNHPKRSPPNMAPAGPLWNDTAPRVNQSRAIKAHPGYVVPPPQRSVRVITMLNTQNRVNGHTKWGVNNFSFVLPHTPYLIALKEKYVKHAFNPTPAPDSYSPADYDIFRPPPNPNASLSDSIYRLEFGSVVDVILQNANSLTANNSETHPWHLHGHDFWVLGFGHGVYNPVKDSSKLNLVNPIMKNTVPLFPYGWTAIRFRADNPGVWFFHCHIEPHLYMGMGVVFEEGVEKVGRLPSSIMGCGQTKGHRSP; this is encoded by the exons ATGGGAAAACTACTGCTGGGATTGCTGATCGTGCTGTTAGCCGTCCAGGCGTCGGAAGGCCGAGTCCGGCGACATAAATGGGACGTGAAGTATGAATACAAGTCGCCGGACTGCTACGAGAAGCTGGTGATCACCGTCAACGGTCAGTCTCCGGGGCCGACGATACGAGCAGAGCAGGGAGACACCGTCATCGTCGAGCTCAAGAACAGCTTGGGCACGGAGAACGTCGCCGTGCACTGGCATGGAATCCGGCAG ATTGGAACACCATGGAGTGATGGAGTTGAAGGAGTTACACAGTGCCCGATCCTCCCTGGGGACACCTTCATTTATAAATTTGTCGTCGATAGG CCTGGAACGTATATGTACCATGCGCACTATGGGATGCAAAGGGAAGCGGGGCTATACGGTTTGATACAAGTGGCTGTTCCCAAGGGGACGAGCGAGCCCTTCTCCTACGACGCCGATCACAGCATCGTGCTCAGCGATTGGTACCATAAGAGCGCGTACCAGCAAGCGGCCGGCTTGTCCTCCATCCCCTTCGTATGGGTTGGCGAGCCACag TCGCTTTTGATCCAGGGAAGGGGAAGGTACAACTGCTCCTTGGTGGCCTCTCTCAAGAATGCAGCCGGAACTGGTAGCATCTGCAACACAACTAATCCTCAATGCTCTCCTCACGTCACAATCGTTGTCCCCGGAAAAACTTACCGTCTTCGGATCGCGAGCGTGACATCATTATCTGCTCTTAGTTTCGAGATTGAG GGCCACAACATGACTATTGTGGAAGCAGATGGGCACTATGTAGATCCCTTTGTTGTGCAGAGGCTCTTCATCTACTCTGGTGAGACCTACTCTGTCCTGATCAAAGCAGACCAAGACCCCACAAGGAACTACTGGATGGGGACCAATGTGGTCGGACGAAAGCCGGCGACCCCCACCGGAGCAGCCATCCTGAATTACTACCCAAACCATCCGAAGAGATCACCACCAAACATGGCACCAGCTGGTCCACTCTGGAATGACACCGCGCCACGAGTCAACCAGAGCCGTGCCATCAAGGCCCATCCGGGCTACGTCGTGCCGCCACCTCAGCGTTCCGTCAGGGTGATCACCATGCTGAACACTCAGAACCGTGTCAATGGACACACCAAGTGGGGAGTGAACAACTTCTCCTTTGTCCTGCCTCACACTCCGTATCTTATAGCACTTAAGGAGAAGTATGTGAAGCATGCCTTCAATCCTACACCGGCACCGGACTCTTACTCTCCGGCTGACTACGACATTTTCCGGCCACCACCGAACCCAAATGCCTCATTGAGTGATTCGATTTACCGGCTGGAGTTCGGATCAGTGGTGGATGTGATCTTACAGAATGCAAACTCATTGACTGCAAACAACAGCGAGACACACCCATGGCACCTGCATGGACATGATTTTTGGGTCCTGGGTTTTGGACATGGGGTCTACAATCCGGTTAAGGATTCATCAAAGCTAAATTTGGTGAACCCAATTATGAAGAACACTGTCCCTCTGTTTCCTTATGGATGGACGGCTATTAGGTTCAGAGCAGATAATCCAGGGGTATGGTTCTTCCATTGTCATATTGAGCCACATTTGTATATGGGAATGGGTGTGGTTTTTGAAGAAGGCGTGGAGAAGGTGGGAAGGCTGCCCAGCTCTATCATGGGCTGTGGCCAAACCAAGGGGCATCGAAGTCCATGA
- the LOC116263310 gene encoding glutathione hydrolase 3-like, whose protein sequence is MERTPLLSHNQSVAWRRRSCLPLVLLISTILVLVTIGVFAGAPQMARILGSLRTRNSGDEGAVIHAAHGVVAADDARCSDIGTEVLREGGHAVDAAVATALCLGVVSPMSSGIGGGSFLVVRSSADGEALAYDMRETAPGAAYKDMYNMQPEKKVVGALSMGVPGEIAGLHEAWKRYGRLPWKRLVLPSIKLARDGFLVSPYLAATMKRRETLIMADPGLRRMLAPAGILLKSGDKCYNRELADTLQAISECGPKAFYNGSVGENLVKDVQDAGGILTMQDLQNYKVEVRSPIAVDVMGYQILGMPPPSSGTLGLSLVLNILAGYGTEDAANGPLGVHRLIEALKHMFAIRMNLGDPDFVNITGYQHDMLSPEFAAQLRKKILDNTTFAPNYYMPKWSQLQDHGTSHFCIVDAERNAVSLTSTVNYPFGASVLSPSTGILLNNEMDDFSMPVDTGEGGLPAAPSNFIQPNKRPLSSMTPIIVLKDNQLAGVIGGSGGMLIIPAVIQVFINHFILSMGAEASVQKPRVYHKLIPNTVLYENWTLINGEHIELPDDTKLFLKQRGHELKAQAGGAICQLVVHSLQNPVKRNGSRKENPLLKQVFHGILTAVSDPRKDGTPAGF, encoded by the exons ATGGAGAGGACGCCCCTTCTCAGCCATAACCAGAGCGTCGCCTGGCGGCGGCGGAGTTGTCTTCCCCTCGTTCTTCTGATATCAACAA TTCTGGTGTTGGTTACGATCGGAGTGTTCGCCGGAGCTCCTCAGATGGCCCGGATACTTGGAAGTCTTCGGACAAGGAACAGCGGGGACGAAGGGGCCGTGATCCATGCGGCGCACGGGGTCGTCGCGGCGGACGACGCGCGATGCTCGGACATCGGGACGGAGGTTCTCAGGGAGGGCGGCCACGCCGTCGACGCGGCAGTGGCTACCGCTCTCTGCCTCGGGGTCGTCTCCCCCATGTCGAGCGGCATCGGCGGTGGATCGTTCCTGGTCGTCAGATCGTCGGCAGACGGCGAGGCGCTCGCTTACGATATGAGGGAGACCGCACCGGGAGCAGCCTACAAG gaCATGTACAATATGCAGCCAGAAAAAAAGGTGGTTGGTGCACTCTCCATGGGGGTACCCGGGGAGATAGCCGGCCTTCATGAAGCCTGGAAGAGATATGGAAGACTTCCTTGGAAGAGGCTTGTCCTTCCTTCCATAAAACTTGCTAGGGATGGCTTTCTGGTATCTCCTTACCTTGCAGCAACCATGAAGAGAAGAGAAACGCTGATAATGGCTGACCCTGGCCTGCGCCGCATGCTCGCCCCAGCTGGTATACTGCTAAAATCTGGTGATAAATGCTATAATCGTGAACTGGCGGACACTCTTCAAGCGATCTCTGAATGTGGACCTAAGGCATTTTACAATGGAAGCGTGGGAGAGAACCTTGTGAAGGATGTGCAAGATGCAGGAGGCATACTAACCATGCAAGATCTTCAAAATTATAAAGTCGAAGTCAGGTCTCCTATTGCTGTGGACGTGATGGGGTACCAGATCTTGGGGATGCCGCCTCCTTCCAGTGGCACCTTGGGCCTGTCATTG GTTTTGAACATCCTAGCCGGCTACGGAACAGAGGATGCAGCAAATGGTCCATTGGGCGTACATCGTCTAATTGAAGCACTCAAACACATGTTCGCCATCAGAATGAATCTTGGCGACCCGGACTTTGTAAACATAACGGGCTACCAGCATGACATGCTTTCTCCAGAGTTTGCCGCACAGCTTCGAAAGAAGATTCTAGACAACACCACATTCGCCCCAAACTATTACATGCCCAA ATGGAGCCAGCTCCAAGACCATGGAACCAGCCATTTCTGCATTGTGGATGCAGAAAGGAATGCAGTTTCCTTGACCAGCACTGTGAATTACCCTTTTGGAGCATCGGTCCTTTCGCCATCTACTGGAATACTGTTGAACAACGAGATGGATGATTTCTCGATGCCAGTGGATACAGGTGAAGGTGGCCTTCCAGCAGCTCCATCTAATTTTATTCAGCCTAACAAGAGACCATTATCTTCCATGACACCGATTATAGTGCTGAAG GACAACCAACTGGCTGGTGTTATAGGTGGTAGTGGTGGGATGCTCATAATTCCAGCGGTTATTCAGGTCTTCATCAACCATTTCATCCTTTCCATGGGTGCAGAAGCTTCTGTTCAAAAGCCAAGGGTGTATCACAAG TTGATACCCAACACAGTTTTGTATGAGAATTGGACTTTGATAAATGGGGAGCACATTGAGCTACCAGATGATACAAAGCTTTTCCTGAAGCAAAGAGGTCATGAGCTAAAGGCGCAAGCAGGCGGTGCCATTTGCCAGCTTGTTGTGCATAGCCTTCAGAATCCAGTCAAGCGGAATGGAAGCAGGAAAGAAAATCCCCTGCTCAAACAAGTCTTTCATGGAATCCTTACTGCTGTTAGTGACCCAAGAAAGGATGGAACCCCTGCAGGCTTTTGA
- the LOC116263281 gene encoding photosynthetic NDH subunit of lumenal location 4, chloroplastic yields the protein MATTSAIFPVSARTRSRHLAKHNTTCSHCRAIFSSSMPTQLPRVSKQSLSSSRRGLFLEMGIGLLAPLLAVDGAGATRIEYYATVGEPLCDLNFVRSGLGYCDISVGTGVEAPQGELINIHYTARFEDGTVFDSSYKRARPLTMRIGVGKVIPGLDQGILGGAGVPPMHVGGKRKLFIPPQLAYGPEPAGCFSGDCNIPANATLLYDVHFVSVYK from the exons ATGGCAACAACCTCAGCCATCTTCCCTGTATCCGCTAGAACACGCTCTCGCCACCTCGCCAAACACAATACCACCTGCTCCCATTGCAGAGCGATATTTTCCAGTTCGATGCCTACCCAATTGCCAAGAGTCTCTAAACAGTCTCTCTCCTCAAGCAGAAGGGGGCTGTTCCTCGAGATGGGTATCGGTCTACTCGCGCCTTTGCTGGCGGTAGATGGCGCCGGAGCCACTAGAATTGAATACTACGCGACAGTCGGCGAGCCTCTCTGCGACTTGAATTTCGTCCGATCAGGGCTTGGCTACTGCGACATTTCCGTCGGCACAGGCGTCGAAGCGCCTCAAGGCGAGCTCATTAAT ATTCACTACACTGCAAGATTTGAAGATGGCACAGTCTTTGACAGCAGCTACAAACGTGCAAGGCCACTCACTATGCGCATAGGAGTTGGAAAG GTTATTCCTGGATTAGATCAGGGGATTTTAGGTGGTGCTGGTGTACCGCCAATGCACGTTG GTGGGAAACGTAAACTTTTTATTCCTCCACAGTTAGCATATGGGCCTGAACCTGCGGGATGCTTTTCAG GTGATTGCAATATACCTGCCAATGCGACTCTTCTCTatgatgttcattttgttagtGTTTACAAGTAG
- the LOC116261727 gene encoding heavy metal-associated isoprenylated plant protein 23 yields the protein MGGTLEYLSGLFGGGHKSKKLKKKQIQTVELKVRMDCDGCELKVKKALSSMKGVESVTINRKQQKVTVVGRVDANKVLKRAKATGKKAELWPYVPYNLVTYPYITQAYDKKAPPGYVRKVEQVLSSNPENSRQEERYITMFSDENPNSCSVM from the exons ATGGGGGGAACTTTGGAGTATCTTTCAGGGTTGTTTGGTGGCGGACACAAGAGCAAGAAGCTcaagaagaagcagatacagacTGTGGAGCTCAAAGTCAGGATGGATTGTGACGGGTGCGAGCTCAAAGTGAAGAAGGCCCTCTCTTCAATGAAAG GGGTCGAGTCAGTGACGATCAACAGGAAGCAGCAGAAGGTGACTGTGGTGGGGCGTGTGGACGCCAATAAAGTACTGAAAAGGGCCAAGGCCACAGGGAAAAAGGCTGAGCTTTGGCCTTATGTCCCTTACAACCTGGTTACATACCCTTACATTACACAAGCCTATGATAAGAAGGCACCCCCTGGCTATGTCAGGAAGGTGGAGCAAGTACTCAGCTCAAACCCTGAAAATAGCAGGCAGGAAGAGCGTTATATTACCATGTTCAGTGATGAAAACCCAAACTCCTGTTCTGTCATGTAG
- the LOC116262441 gene encoding aspartic proteinase-like protein 1, producing the protein MAVISSHCLLSFTSFVLLLMVVVVGGSPGCDGSFTLSSKLIHRFSEEARLIWRRSSGEAHRGPSPRSRSLEYYEMLWRSDVQRQRMRLSPQYQSLLFSEGSETFSPGNDLGWLHYVWVDIGTPNVSFFVALDTGSDLFWVPCDCIQCAPFAAQNFSLDRDLNMYDPAGSTTSKHLLCSDELCDMGFECKSQKQFCPYAVNYYSAGTSTSGLLVQDKLHLAVSNNLSSKSPIEATIVIGCGRKQTGDYLDGVAPNGVMGLGFGELSVPSSLAKAGLVRDSFSLCFQEDGSGRIVFGDQGLANQSTTPFVSSRGKYLTYIVEVESVCIGKTCLEQASFQTLVDSGSSFTFVPADVYKSVVLEFDARMNASKVVYEGFPWEYCYKGRLKELPDFPKLTVMFANDSFSVQSPLLELHATEEDSNIFCLALQSTTDAIGVIGQNWMTGYRMVFDRENLKLGWSPSKCRLLNETKANGRPENSLPTDQQQSPPGGHAVSPAIAGWAPPAKPSAASSLRMPRFFLLLLVLICWQQQRS; encoded by the exons ATGGCTGTTATCTCTAGCCATTGTCTGCTTTCTTTCACTAGTTTCGTGCTATtgttgatggtggtggtggtgggtggGTCTCCTGGTTGTGATGGTTCATTTACGCTGTCGTCGAAGCTCATCCATCGGTTCTCGGAGGAGGCGAGGTTGATCTGGAGACGAAGTAGTGGGGAGGCCCATAGGGGTCCCTCTCCCCGATCCCGCAGCTTGGAGTACTACGAGATGCTTTGGAGAAGCGACGTCCAGAGGCAGCGGATGAGACTCTCCCCACAGTATCAGTCACTCCTCTTCTCTGAAGGGAGCGAGACCTTCTCTCCGGGCAACGATCTTGGATG GCTACATTATGTATGGGTTGACATTGGGACACCAAATGTATCTTTTTTTGTTGCATTAGATACTGGGAGTGACCTTTTCTGGGTTCCGTGTGATTGCATTCAGTGTGCTCCTTTCGCTGCTCAAAACTTCAGTTTG GATAGAGATTTAAACATGTATGATCCAGCAGGATCTACCACCAGTAAACATCTGCTCTGCAGTGATGAGTTATGTGACATGGGATTTGAATGCAAAAGCCAAAAGCAATTTTGTCCTTATGCTGTCAACTACTATTCAGCGGGAACTTCTACTTCTGGTTTGTTGGTTCAGGACAAGTTACATTTAGCTGTCAGCAACAATCTTTCATCCAAAAGTCCCATAGAGGCAACAATTGTTATAGG TTGTGGGAGAAAGCAAACTGGTGATTATTTGGATGGTGTTGCCCCTAATGGTGTGATGGGTTTGGGATTTGGAGAGTTATCAGTTCCAAGCTCTCTTGCAAAAGCAGGTCTCGTACGAGATTCTTTCTCCCTCTGTTTCCAGGAGGATGGTTCGGGGAGGATTGTCTTTGGGGACCAAGGTTTAGCCAACCAAAGCACTACTCCATTCGTGTCGTCCAGAGGCAAATA TCTTACCTACATCGTGGAAGTGGAGTCTGTGTGTATCGGAAAGACATGCCTTGAACAAGCCAGCTTCCAGACGTTGGTTGATAGTGGTTCCTCATTCACATTTGTTCCAGCTGATGTATATAAGAGCGTCGTCTTGGAG TTTGATGCACGGATGAATGCTTCAAAGGTTGTCTATGAAGGATTTCCGTGGGAATACTGCTACAAAGGAAG GTTGAAAGAACTGCCCGACTTTCCAAAGCTGACAGTAATGTTTGCTAACGATAGCTTTTCTGTCCAGAGCCCCCTCTTAGAACTCCATGCAACTGAG GAGGATTCAAATATTTTCTGCTTGGCTTTACAGTCTACTACTGATGCAATAGGAGTAATCGGAC AAAACTGGATGACGGGTTACAGGATGGTGTTTGATAGGGAGAACTTGAAGTTAGGATGGTCCCCATCAAAAT GTCGATTACTCAATGAGACCAAAGCAAATGGTAGACCGGAGAATTCATTGCCGACAGACCAACAACAGAGCCCTCCTGGAGGACATGCAGTTTCTCCTGCAATTGCTGGCTGGGCTCCCCCTGCCAAACCTTCGGCAGCATCATCACTGCGGATGCCACGGttctttttgttgcttctgGTTTTGATTTGCTGGCAGCAGCAGAGGTCGTGA